Proteins encoded together in one Cicer arietinum cultivar CDC Frontier isolate Library 1 chromosome 4, Cicar.CDCFrontier_v2.0, whole genome shotgun sequence window:
- the LOC101513166 gene encoding ubiquitin carboxyl-terminal hydrolase 18-like: MLGIGAVSWDLNWFLQLIFSVLFIAIGLHTLVKNTASRYFEVDANFEGDHPPPTSASMPGVLNVDDPVCAVCASHATKKCSRCKAVRYCSTACQETHWNSGHKAKCKNYSTVSGLNSAQNGATNRGFKASSAGGKSSNSIALVPSCGTSRPIKPLKDVLFPYDEFVKLFNWDKPGFPPCGLLNCGNSCFANVVLQCLSFTRPLVAYLLEKGHRKECTCNDWCFLCEFENHVDKTRLSSQAFSPMNILSRLPNIGGTLGYGRQEDAHEFMRFSIDTMQSVCLDEFGGEKVVPPNLQETTIIQHIFGGRLQSEVICTKCDKTSNQYESMMDLTVEIHGDAASLEECLDQFTVKEWLDGENMYKCEGCQDYVKAWKRLTVKCAPNILTIALKRFQSGKFGKLNKRVAFPETLNLSPYMSKAGDGSDIYKLYAVVVHIDMLNASYFGHYICYIKDFQGNWYRIDDSKVASVELEEVLSQGAYMLLYRRCIARPSSLQIQTTESSGIVEERTVEVEPGPTEQAECLSNMKALTRSKGCEVSPSDISPELKVSSGYESESSIGLNSEEAKREQSEDTDMIDVESTDIANDISCSAVESSYLPISHAVEDSRDEDMGRSIEETSGFTQDEDDTSVAVSGPSLGLPNDFSFLDKHSSVSVDYRNVEEDSEHIDAVKCKLQTAKDDAYYGNGYVSANKSAIPHEDAGTLFSGVASFPTERDRGNGIKKVEISADKLIM, from the exons ATGCTTGGTATCGGCGCTGTTTCGTGGGATCTGAATTGGTTCCTTCAATTGATATTCTCCGTTCTATTTATTGCTATTGGATTACATACTTTGGTGAAAAACACCGCTTCTAGATACTTCGAAGTCGACGCCAATTTCGAAGGGGATCATCCTCCTCCTACCTCTGCATCAATGCCCGGCGTTCTTAACGTCGACGACCCTGTCTGCGCCGTCTGCGCTTCCCACGCTACCAAAAAGTGTTCCCGGTGTAAAGCTGTTCGATACTG CTCAACGGCATGTCAAGAGACGCATTGGAATTCTGGGCATAAGGCGAAATGCAAAAATTATAGTACTGTCAGTGGTTTAAACTCGGCTCAAAACGGAGCTACTAATCGTGGGTTTAAGGCTTCTTCTGCTGGGGGTAAAAGCTCGAATTCGATTGCATTGGTACCTAGTTGTGGTACTTCCAGGCCAATCAAGCCGCTTAAAgat GTTCTTTTTCCTTATGATGAGTTTGTTAAACTATTTAACTGGGACAAGCCAGGATTTCCTCCTTGTGGACTCTTGAATTGTGGAAATAG tTGCTTTGCAAATGTGGTTCTTCAGTGTCTCTCATTCACAAGGCCACTTGTTGCCTACTTGTTGGAGAAGGGCCACCGGAAAGAAT GCACTTGTAATGATTGGTGCTTTCTATGTGAGTTTGAAAATCATGTTGATAAAACAAGGCTAAGTTCACAGGCGTTTTCTCCTATGAATATTCTCTCTCGTTTGCCTAATATCGGTGGTACTCTAGGTTATGGAAGACAGGAGGATGCTCACGAGTTCATGag gTTTTCAATTGATACTATGCAATCTGTTTGCCTTGATGAATTTGGTGGAGAAAAAGTTGTCCCTCCTAATCTTCAGGAGACAACCATTATCCAACACATTTTTGGTGGTCGTCTTCAATCCGAG GTTATTTGCACAAAATGTGATAAGACTTCAAATCAATATGAAAGTATGATGGACTTGACAGTTGAAATTCATGGAGATGCTGCCTCGTTGGAGGAATGTCTAGATCAGTTTACTGTCAAAGAGTGGCTTGATGGGGAAAATATGTATAAATGTGAGGG GTGTCAGGACTATGTAAAGGCATGGAAACGTCTTACTGTGAAATGTGCTCCAAATATTCTTACAATTGCCTTGAAAAGATTTCAG AGTGGGAAGTTTGGAAAACTTAACAAGAGAGTTGCCTTCCCTGAAACTTTAAATCTTAGCCCCTACATGAGTAAAGCTGGAGATGGATCTGACATCTATAAGTTATATGCTGTTGTAGTCCATATTGATATGCTAAATGCTTCATATTTTGGTCATTACATCTGCTACATCAAGGATTTCCAGGGAAACTGGTATAGGATTGATGACTCGAAG GTTGCGAGTGTGGAATTGGAGGAGGTACTTTCTCAGGGAGCATACATGCTGTTGTATAGAAG GTGTATTGCCCGACCATCAAGCCTTCAAATTCAAACTACTGAATCTTCAGGGATAGTAGAAGAACGAACAGTGGAAGTGGAACCTGGCCCAACTGAACAAGCTGAATGCCTCTCAAATATGAAGGCTTTGACTCGCAGTAAAGGTTGTGAGGTTTCACCATCTGATATTAGTCCAGAACTGAAGGTTTCTTCCGGCTATGAGTCCGAGTCTTCCATTGGATTGAACTCAGAGGAAGCTAAAAGAGAGCAATCCGAGGACACAGACATGATTGATGTTGAGTCAACTGATATTGCTAATGATATTTCTTGTAGTGCTGTTGAATCATCTTATTTGCCCATTTCTCATGCTGTTGAAGATTCTAGGGATGAAGATATGGGAAGATCTATAGAAGAGACTTCAGGCTTCACTCAAGATGAAGATGATACTAGTGTGGCTGTATCTGGTCCTTCTCTAGGTTTACCAAATGACTTTTCTTTTTTGGATAAGCATTCTTCTGTTTCAGTGGATTATCGAAATGTGGAGGAAGATTCAGAACATATAGATGCGGTTAAATGCAAGTTACAAACAGCTAAAGACGATGCGTATTATGGCAATGGATATGTTAGTGCAAACAAATCTGCTATTCCACATGAAGATGCTGGTACTCTATTTTCTGGTGTTGCTTCATTTCCCACAGAAAGGGACAGAGGAAATGGAATTAAGAAAGTGGAAATATCAGCTGATAAGTTAATAATGTAG
- the LOC101514467 gene encoding RNA demethylase ALKBH9B — protein sequence MDERRKQLQSNDPFLLNYQPSELRIASEFLSTWLPFLSRDLCRRCSQSLSDRIHSIDPETQNQNENSKLEPSSEVNDEDVVEDNCDCHSLGSWKDGVQPNSTSEAPSPRMSWADMAQEDDEFGEDDEQNDNNGGVVVGNLNNSNNSRVVSDKAILPREQREYIRFMNVRRKKDFICFERVNGKLVNILEGLELHTGIFSAAEQKRIVEYVASLQEMGRKGELKERTFSAPQKWMRGKGRQTIQFGCCYNYAVDRDGNPPGILHRASIDPLPDLFKVIIRRLVKWHVLPATCVPDSCIVNIYEEGDCIPPHIDNHDFVRPFCTVSFLSECDILFGSNLRIVGPGEFDGSFAIPLPVGSVLVLNGNGADVAKHCVPAVPTKRISITFRRMDESKRPLDYVAEPDLQGIEPLAYEAEQEKIKQGIKPVAYDVEQENIKSSGYRPNNHNMRRNTDRRGGRIDGMGSATRNNRFSEPREWTQNSPRSAPRNDRFSEPRGWTQNSPRSTPRNDRFSEPRDSPQSSQRPANRWSRVKPSS from the exons ATGGACGAGCGACGCAAACAACTTCAATCTAACGACCCTTTCCTCCTTAATTATCAACCTTCCGAACTCCGAATCGCCTCCGAGTTTCTCTCCACATGGCTTCCCTTTCTATCTCGAGATCTCTGCCGCCGTTGTTCTCAATCACTCTCCGATCGCATCCATTCAATTGACCCAG AGACTCAGAACCAGAACGAGAATTCAAAGTTGGAACCGTCTTCCGAGGTTAACGATGAAGATGTTGTTGAAGACAACTGTGATTGTCATTCTCTTGGTAGTTGGAAAGATGGGGTGCAACCAAATTCAACATCGGAAGCTCCAAGTCCACGTATGTCTTGGGCTGATATGGCACAAGAAGATGATGAATTTGGTGAAGATGATGAACAAAACGACAACAATGGTGGTGTCGTTGTTGGGAATTTGAATAATAGTAATAACTCTAGAGTTGTTTCTGATAAGGCTATTTTGCCTAGGGAACAAAGAGAGTATATTAGGTTTATGAATGTGAGGCGTAAGAaagattttatttgttttgaaaggGTTAATGGAAAACTTGTGAACATTCTTGAAGGTCTTGAATTGCATACTGGTATCTTTAGTGCTGCTGAACAGAAGAGGATTGTTGAATATGTTGCTTCTTTACAGGAGATGGGAAGAAAAGGAGAGCTTAAAG AAAGGACATTTTCAGCTCCACAAAAATGGATGAGGGGCAAGGGACGCCAAACTATCCAATTTGGGTGTTGTTACAATTATGCAGTG GATAGGGATGGTAACCCACCTGGTATTCTTCACCGTGCATCGATAGATCCTTTACCTGATCTTTTCAAGGTCATTATTCGACGCCTGGTCAAGTGGCATGTTCTCCCTGCCACTTGTGTGCCGGATAGTTGCATCGTGAATATCTATGAAGAAGGGGACTGCATACCTCCACACATAGATAACCACGATTTTGTTCGACCATTTTGCACTGTCTCATTTCTAAGCGAGTGTGACATACTTTTTGGATCAAACTTGAGGATTGTAGGTCCTGGTGAATTTGATGGTTCATTTGCTATTCCTCTACCAGTAGG ATCTGTACTTGTCTTAAATGGAAATGGAGCTGATGTAGCTAAGCATTGTGTACCTGCAGTTCCTACAAAAAG GATATCAATAACATTTAGAAGAATGGATGAATCCAAGCGGCCACTTGATTATGTCGCAGAACCTGATCTCCAGGGGATCGAACCGTTAGCCTACGAAGCTGAGCAGGAAAAGATCAAACAGGGGATCAAACCAGTGGCTTATGACGTTGAGCAGGAAAACATCAAGTCAAGCGGGTACAGACCTAATAATCATAATATGAGGAGAAATACAGACAGAAGAGGTGGAAGGATTGATGGAATGGGATCTGCAACTAGAAACAACAGATTCTCAGAGCCTCGTGAGTGGACTCAAAATTCACCAAGATCTGCACCTAGAAATGATAGATTCTCGGAGCCTCGCGGGTGGACTCAAAATTCGCCTAGATCTACACCTAGAAATGATAGATTCTCAGAGCCTCGTGATTCGCCTCAAAGTTCACAAAGACCTGCAAATAGGTGGAGTAGGGTAAAGCCTAGTAGTTAA
- the LOC101513792 gene encoding F-box only protein 13 gives MERSLKRKSPEKFSLDDLNEDVFERVLSWLPTSSFFRLTSVCKRWKSAAASVSFKLACSHIPSRDPWFFMVAPSLNQSVIFDSAENSWKRLNHPRLLLEDSNRSCMLVAASGGLVCYRTSSGNFIVCNPVTGSCSELPPMNFALENQCLNAVVMSTSFIDYKVSYKIVLVFGELPNLSFKVYNSSSSCWEDDNPLGRKVDDSSMECDSTDDNVVYFLSKAGNVVASSMQRSPTKQYSSVFTNKDGEEIVYFLSSSGTVVACNLTSKCFFEYPRLLPVFCEYSIDIVECNGEMLVVLLSEFLESTSLRVWKYDEANRCWQQIAAMPAAMSHEWYGKKPDINCVGAGSRIFICLNSPELCTYILCDLVTNEWVELPKCCINGEVVEFMSAFSFEPRIEASV, from the coding sequence ATGGAACGTAGTTTGAAAAGAAAGTCCCCGGAGAAATTTTCCTTGGATGACCTGAATGAAGATGTCTTCGAAAGGGTACTGTCGTGGCTACCGACTTCAAGTTTCTTTCGCCTCACTTCAGTCTGCAAAAGATGGAAATCAGCTGCTGCTTCTGTGAGTTTCAAGCTTGCCTGCTCACACATTCCTTCGAGGGATCCATGGTTTTTCATGGTTGCTCCAAGCCTCAACCAATCTGTCATCTTCGACTCTGCCGAAAACAGTTGGAAAAGACTCAATCATCCGCGTCTTCTTCTCGAAGATTCCAACAGAAGTTGCATGCTGGTTGCAGCTTCTGGTGGTCTTGTTTGCTACCGAACTTCGTCCGGAAACTTCATTGTGTGCAATCCCGTTACTGGATCTTGTAGCGAACTCCCACCGATGAATTTCGCTTTGGAAAATCAATGTCTCAATGCTGTTGTTATGAGTACATCTTTCATAGACTACAAAGTATCCTACAAGATTGTATTGGTCTTCGGTGAACTCCCTAATCTTTCATTTAAAGTTTATAATTCCAGCTCTTCCTGTTGGGAAGACGATAATCCTCTTGGGAGGAAGGTCGACGATAGTTCGATGGAATGTGATTCAACTGACGACAATGTTGTGTACTTTCTTAGCAAGGCCGGAAATGTGGTGGCAAGTAGCATGCAGAGGAGTCCAACGAAGCAATATTCATCGGTTTTTACTAACAAAGACGGTGAAGAGATAGTTTATTTTCTTAGTTCTTCGGGGACGGTGGTAGCTTGCAATTTGACTAGCAAGTGTTTCTTTGAGTATCCTAGGTTGTTGCCTGTTTTCTGTGAGTACTCGATCGATATTGTCGAGTGTAACGGCGAGATGTTAGTTGTTTTGTTATCAGAATTCTTGGAAAGCACAAGTCTTCGAGTGTGGAAATATGACGAAGCTAACCGATGTTGGCAACAGATTGCAGCAATGCCTGCAGCAATGTCTCATGaatggtatggaaagaagcCGGATATCAACTGTGTTGGTGCCGGTTCTCGGATTTTTATATGCTTGAACTCTCCTGAGTTATGTACTTATATTCTGTGTGATTTGGTGACCAATGAATGGGTTGAATTGCCGAAATGTTGCATCAACGGGGAAGTCGTTGAGTTTATGTCTGCATTTTCGTTCGAACCACGGATAGAGGCTTCTGTGTGA
- the LOC101514140 gene encoding E3 ubiquitin-protein ligase AIP2: MASEDSVKQELEELQKQLGKKQKFEDAVTSLKSLLQTTYPSASTSLRKSFYTVICRVATVLKTRYTAPGFWSAGLGLFEQAILFVSEPSEKKHLKACIAQAKEHLHLEDNPSQVLQAAVNHENRGYLFEGHLTVDPEPPQPAWLVQENILTAAARLFDAESSQSLATENTSPEDVASVLEMLRNRLEEVVPLMETGGPVAPRVPPASKEVVAKLPVITLTEEILANMGKDAECAICRENLVLNDQMQELPCKHTFHPPCVKPWLDEHNSCPICRYELQTDDHAYESWKEREKEAEEERKGAANALRGGEFMYV; the protein is encoded by the exons ATGGCGTCAGAGGATTCGGTTAAACAAGAATTGGAGGAATTGCAGAAACAATTGGGGAAGAAGCAAAAATTTGAAGACGCTGTTACGTCTCTCAAATCTCTGCTTCAAACTACATATCCATCAGCTTCTACCTCTCTTCGCAAATCT TTTTATACTGTTATATGCCGAGTTGCTACGGTGTTGAAGACAAGATATACAGCACCTGGTTTCTGGAGTGCTGGCCTGGGTCTTTTTGAGCAGGCTATATTGTTTGTTTCCGAACCTTCTGAAAAGAAGCACTTGAAGGCTTGCATTGCTCAGGCCAAGGAACATTTGCATCTAGAAGACAACCCTTCACAAGTTTTGCAAGCTGCAGTGAATCATGAAAACAGAG GATATCTTTTTGAGGGACACCTTACGGTAGATCCAGAGCCACCACAGCCTGCATGGTTGGTGCAGGAAAACATCTTGACAGCAGCTGCTAGACTATTTGATGCTGAATCCTCTCAAAGTTTAGCCACAGAGAATACCTCACCAGAGGATGTTGCTAGTGTGCTTGAAATGCTTAGAAATAGATTGGAAGAAGTTGTGCCCCTG ATGGAAACTGGTGGTCCTGTAGCTCCAAGAGTTCCTCCTGCAAGTAAAGAAGTTGTGGCGAAACTTCCTGTCATTACTCTCACAGAGGAGATCCTGGCTAATATGGGGAAAGATGCAGAGTGTGCCATTTGCAGGGAAAATCTGGTGTTAAATGACCAAATGCAAGAGTTACCATGCAAGCACACATTCCATCCACCATGTGTAAAGCCATGGCTG GATGAGCACAATTCTTGTCCGATATGTCGTTATGAGCTGCAAACGGATGATCATGCCTATGAGAGCTGGAAGGAACGTGAAAAGGAAGCCGAAGAGGAGAGGAAAGGTGCTGCAAATGCTCTTCGAGGTGGTGAATTCATGTATGTTTAG
- the LOC101513488 gene encoding tocopherol O-methyltransferase, chloroplastic — protein sequence MSSLCCSSHTSLHHLQKNLYNRNGTITTTPFRSTSSSVKTTGSVSYNRVSAVNTREQEMVLEAGIEENKKKLQLGIAEFYDESSGIWENIWGDHMHHGFYDPDSTVSVSDHRLAQIRMIEKSLTFASLSEEASKWPKSVVDVGCGIGGSSRYLAKKYGASCVGITLSPVQAQRANALAAAQGLADKVSFQVADALEQPFPDNQFDLVWSMESGEHMPDKAKFVGELARVAAPGGTIIIVTWCHRDLRPDEESLQPWEKNLLKKICDSFYLPAWCSTADYVRLLETMSLQDIKSADWSPFVAPFWPAVIRSALTWKGFTSLLRSGLKTIKGALAMPLMIEGFKKGVIKFAIITCRKPEDVEGE from the exons atgtctTCATTATGTTGCAGCAGCCACACATCGCTGCATCACCTTCAAAAAAACCTATACAACAGAAACGGTACTATTACTACTACTCCATTCAGAAGTACAAGTAGTAGCGTGAAAACAACCGGTTCAGTTAGTTATAACCGGGTATCAGCGGTAAACACTCGGGAACAAGAAATGGTGTTGGAAGCAGGGATTGAAGAGAATAAGAAGAAGTTGCAATTGGGGATTGCTGAGTTCTACGATGAATCATCTGGAATTTGGGAGAATATTTGGGGTGACCATATGCATCATGGATTTTACGATCCAGATTCTACTGTTTCTGTCTCTGATCATCGTCTTGCTCAGATCCGAATGATTGAAAAGTCTCTTACTTTCGCTTCTCTTTCTG AGGAGGCATCAAAATGGCCTAAGAGTGTAGTTGATGTTGGATGTGGCATAGGGGGCAGTTCAAGGTACCTGGCCAAGAAATATGGGGCAAGTTGTGTAGGCATCACTCTCAGCCCTGTTCAAGCTCAAAGAGCTAATGCTCTTGCTGCTGCTCAAGGTTTAGCTGACAAG GTTTCCTTTCAAGTTGCTGATGCGCTAGAGCAACCATTCCCTGACAACCAGTTTGATCTTGTGTGGTCTATGGAGAGTGGAGAGCATATGCCTGACAAAGCAAAG TTTGTTGGAGAGTTAGCTCGGGTAGCAGCACCAGGCGGTACCATAATAATAGTAACATGGTGCCATAGGGATCTTCGCCCTGACGAAGAATCCCTACAGCCATGGGAAAAGAATCTCTTGAAGAAGATATGTGATTCATTTTACCTTCCAGCTTGGTGCTCAACTGCTGATTATGTCAGATTGCTTGAGACCATGTCCCTTCAG GACATCAAATCCGCAGATTGGTCTCCCTTTGTTGCTCCATTTTGGCCAGCAGTGATACGTTCAGCATTAACATGGAAGGGTTTCACTTCACTCTTGAGGAGTG GGCTAAAAACTATAAAAGGAGCTTTGGCTATGCCATTGATGATAGAAGGATTCAAGAAGGGTGTAATTAAGTTTGCCATAATCACATGTCGAAAGCCTGAAGATGTGGAGGgtgaatga